One window of the bacterium genome contains the following:
- a CDS encoding amidohydrolase family protein yields the protein MRRPLPLALIVLALLLATACSRRTVYVGASVLTVDGENRVVEALGIEGDRIGAVGSEIEVRAWGGPAANVVELQSGAIVPGFIDAHGHFPGDGVWAGVTDLNPPPIGDLETIDELVARMRERAEDTSPGEWVTGMGYDDTLLAEGRHPTRIDLDRVSTDHPVAVLHISGHLASINSRALADLGWDKNTKDPEGGVIRRDAETGEPDGVLEETAMEPLQADLLSPGLMGGLAMVRLAVERAVAQGVTTAQTGYTPPDQLRLFPWLSRLGIIPIRLVLWPGMEALDELLDGGEPYTTYDPEWVPDRCREDRRGRLDPGLYGLPVRALSRPSRR from the coding sequence ATGAGACGCCCCCTACCCCTTGCGTTGATCGTCCTTGCCCTCCTCCTCGCCACCGCATGCAGCCGCCGTACGGTCTACGTTGGCGCTTCCGTGCTCACCGTGGACGGCGAGAATCGGGTGGTCGAAGCCCTCGGCATCGAAGGCGACCGCATCGGAGCCGTGGGGAGCGAGATCGAAGTGCGCGCCTGGGGAGGCCCGGCGGCAAACGTCGTCGAACTGCAAAGCGGCGCCATCGTGCCTGGCTTCATCGACGCTCACGGCCACTTTCCTGGCGACGGCGTCTGGGCCGGCGTGACCGATCTGAATCCGCCGCCGATCGGAGACCTGGAGACGATCGACGAGCTGGTGGCGCGTATGCGCGAGCGCGCGGAAGACACCTCGCCCGGGGAATGGGTCACCGGGATGGGATACGACGACACCCTCCTGGCCGAAGGCCGGCACCCGACACGGATCGACCTCGATCGCGTATCCACCGACCACCCGGTGGCGGTGTTGCATATCTCCGGCCACCTGGCTTCGATCAACAGCCGCGCGCTCGCGGATCTGGGCTGGGACAAGAACACCAAGGATCCAGAGGGCGGCGTCATCCGACGCGATGCCGAAACCGGTGAGCCGGACGGCGTGCTGGAGGAGACCGCAATGGAGCCACTCCAAGCGGATCTCCTGAGCCCGGGCCTCATGGGCGGTCTGGCCATGGTGCGGCTTGCTGTAGAGCGGGCCGTGGCCCAGGGCGTCACCACCGCACAGACCGGCTATACGCCGCCCGACCAGCTGCGCCTCTTCCCCTGGCTCTCCCGGCTCGGCATCATCCCGATCCGTCTGGTGCTCTGGCCTGGAATGGAGGCCCTCGACGAGCTGCTCGACGGAGGCGAGCCCTACACGACCTACGATCCGGAGTGGGTGCCAGATCGGTGCCGTGAAGATCGTCGCGGACGGCTCGATCCAGGGCTATACGGGCTACCTGTCCGAGCCCTATCACGTCCCTCCCGGCGATGA
- a CDS encoding polysaccharide deacetylase family protein — protein sequence MPGIGSRGAAALAMLLVLVGCQRIDVASRPAGGKADVQEWVVQEAGANDLGDQWGRGTCKPGAQSEFRWIDCRSGGDGSPMLLASTQEFSSPVDVTGHSLHFWIRIDDPAKLGGLELRLASGSFEKGMAAFQIPLYSDPPFNMIQGGVWTPQSFSLGTARIEGEVDLRSVSRVGLYAADNGKGPIRVRWTGLTAVEQAAEGYVSFTFDDGTLSHVEVAAPAMHEHGFRGTAYVMPDEVGYEGFVTTDHLDELAGTYGWDVAAHHAVSFTHMKEGELEPAILSVQSYLRKRGFDAGLGHLAYPLGRQDPKVVRPLVRKHFTTARLASAGPETIPPADPHLLRAVNVLDTTTPEEVGEIALRAKKHGEWAILMFHLLNDDPQVEIAYAIDDFKKALVEVEKTGVKVLPVSEVWDRISGIRTVRGAARPGRGEPRGLASARPSQ from the coding sequence ATGCCTGGAATCGGATCGCGAGGGGCCGCTGCCCTGGCCATGCTCTTGGTGCTCGTGGGCTGTCAGCGCATCGATGTAGCGTCGCGGCCCGCAGGTGGAAAGGCTGACGTTCAGGAATGGGTCGTCCAGGAGGCTGGCGCGAACGATCTGGGTGATCAGTGGGGCCGCGGAACGTGCAAGCCCGGCGCGCAATCCGAGTTCCGCTGGATCGATTGTCGCTCGGGGGGTGATGGCAGTCCGATGCTTCTGGCTTCCACCCAGGAATTCTCCTCGCCGGTGGATGTGACAGGACACAGCCTGCACTTCTGGATTCGCATCGACGATCCCGCGAAGCTGGGCGGCCTGGAATTGCGACTCGCCTCGGGAAGCTTCGAGAAGGGCATGGCCGCGTTCCAGATTCCGCTCTACAGCGATCCCCCGTTCAACATGATCCAGGGCGGTGTATGGACGCCTCAGAGTTTCAGTCTCGGTACGGCGCGCATCGAGGGAGAGGTCGATCTCCGGAGCGTGTCGCGGGTCGGGCTCTACGCCGCCGACAATGGCAAGGGGCCCATCCGCGTGAGATGGACGGGCCTCACCGCGGTGGAGCAGGCCGCCGAAGGCTATGTCTCGTTCACCTTCGACGATGGGACGCTCTCCCATGTCGAAGTCGCCGCTCCTGCGATGCACGAACACGGCTTCCGCGGTACGGCCTACGTGATGCCCGATGAAGTCGGCTACGAAGGCTTCGTGACGACGGATCACCTGGACGAGCTGGCCGGGACGTACGGTTGGGATGTTGCGGCGCATCACGCCGTCTCGTTCACCCACATGAAGGAAGGCGAACTCGAACCCGCCATCCTGAGCGTCCAGAGCTACCTGCGGAAACGCGGCTTCGACGCGGGCCTCGGGCATCTTGCGTATCCGCTGGGTCGGCAGGATCCCAAGGTTGTCCGGCCCCTCGTGCGGAAACATTTCACGACGGCTCGCCTGGCCAGTGCCGGCCCGGAAACGATCCCGCCCGCGGATCCACACCTGCTCCGGGCGGTGAACGTGCTGGATACGACGACGCCGGAGGAGGTCGGAGAGATCGCACTTCGGGCGAAGAAGCACGGCGAGTGGGCCATCCTGATGTTCCATCTGCTGAACGACGATCCCCAGGTGGAGATCGCCTACGCCATCGACGACTTCAAGAAGGCGCTGGTGGAGGTGGAGAAGACCGGGGTGAAGGTGCTGCCGGTCAGCGAGGTCTGGGATCGGATCAGTGGGATCCGGACGGTGCGTGGAGCCGCTCGCCCAGGGCGCGGAGAACCTCGAGGGCTGGCTTCGGCTCGCCCTTCGCAGTGA
- a CDS encoding amidohydrolase family protein, protein MKIVADGSIQGYTGYLSEPYHVPPGDDPAFRGYPRVPRDELITRAKRYHAAGWQLAIHGNGDASIDDILDAFEAAFADTPSEDPRPIIIHAQMSRDDQLDRMAELQVIPSFFSLHTYYWGDRHRDLFMGPDRAARMSPAKSALDKGVHFTIHCDAPVVPMEPLRLIWSAVNRKSSSGKDIGPAERITPMQALRATTIDAAYQYHDEDNKGSLEEGKLADYVILSASPLEDPAHIDEIRVLETFVGGERVYQASEN, encoded by the coding sequence GTGAAGATCGTCGCGGACGGCTCGATCCAGGGCTATACGGGCTACCTGTCCGAGCCCTATCACGTCCCTCCCGGCGATGACCCGGCGTTCCGGGGCTACCCGCGCGTTCCGCGGGACGAGTTGATCACCCGGGCCAAGCGCTACCACGCGGCCGGTTGGCAGCTGGCGATCCACGGGAACGGTGACGCTTCGATCGACGATATCCTCGATGCCTTCGAGGCGGCCTTCGCGGACACGCCCTCCGAAGATCCGCGGCCGATCATCATCCACGCCCAGATGAGCCGCGACGACCAACTCGATCGCATGGCCGAGCTCCAGGTGATCCCGTCGTTCTTCAGCCTGCACACCTACTATTGGGGCGACCGGCACCGCGATCTCTTCATGGGCCCCGATCGTGCCGCGCGCATGAGCCCCGCGAAGAGCGCGCTCGACAAGGGCGTGCACTTCACGATCCATTGTGATGCCCCGGTCGTTCCGATGGAGCCCTTGCGCCTGATCTGGTCTGCGGTCAATCGGAAGAGCAGCAGCGGCAAGGACATCGGCCCGGCCGAACGCATCACGCCGATGCAGGCATTGCGCGCGACGACCATCGATGCCGCCTACCAATATCACGATGAGGACAACAAGGGTTCACTCGAAGAAGGCAAGCTCGCCGACTACGTGATCCTCTCCGCATCGCCCCTGGAGGATCCGGCACACATCGACGAGATCCGCGTGCTCGAGACCTTCGTCGGCGGTGAACGTGTCTATCAAGCGAGCGAGAACTGA